Part of the Patescibacteria group bacterium genome, GATGCGGGAAATACAATTATAGATATTCTATTGGATAAAAATAAATAAATTCTAGATGTGCCGAAATTATCGAAAATTGTAAATTAACACTAAGTTATATGGAAACAACACCTTGGATTTTAATTTCTGTCGCTATTCTTTTGGTTATATTATTAATTTTGGCCTTAATTATTAATAAGGGGAAAATGAGGCCGCCGGATTATTACGCCTTTTTTATTATGGGCATAATCTGGCTTGCCTGCGGCCTGCCTTTAAAAAATTACGCCCTTTCTGCTATGGGAGCGATTTTCACTATAATCGGCCTAGCAAATAAAGATAAGTGGGAAGAAAACCGGCAAAGATGGGGTGACCTAACTCCGGAAGAGAAAAAATGGAAAATTATTTTAATCATTATTTCAGGACTTTTGGTTTTAGCCGGACTGGCGGCTTTTCTTTTAACTAATAATAAAGTAGCTTAACTCTCCCTCTTGTCATTGCGAGGAGCGAAGCGACGAAGCAATCTCTGGTTGAGCAAAAGACATACGGGCTTTAAATATTATTTTATTTATAAAACCAGAGATTGCTTCGTCAGTCATCCCGAAGACTCGGGACTCCTTCCTCGCAATGACAGATAAAAAATGGATAAAAAACGTTTTCTAAATCACGTCTTGTCTTCACGTAATTTTATTTTAGATTTAATTTTCCCGATTGAATGCTTGGGCTGCGGGACCGAAGGCGTCTGGCTTTGCGAAAAATGTTTCAGAAAACTGCCGGTGGAAAGCGGCCAATTCTGCCCGGGCTGCAAAAAATCAAATGATTTCGGAAATTTTTGTCCCGCCTGCTCCCCCGCCTATTTTCTGGACGGCGTCTGGGTGGCGGGAAATTATGAAAACAGGATTATCGCCCTGCTGATTAAAAATCTGAAATATCATTTTGCCAAAGATCTGGCAAAAATATTGGGAAAATTTTTAGTTTTATTTTTACGCAATTTAATCAATAAAGCCCGGATAAATTCCAATATTCTCAAAACCGGCCTGGGCCGGGAGGATATTGCCAAGGCAAAAAAAGCGCCGGAAATAATATTTGATTTTGAAGATTGTTTGGTTGTTCCCGTGCCTTTGCACAAGAGAAGAGAGCGCTGGCGGGGATTTAACCAAACCAAGGCGATTGCCCAAGTTGTTGCCGGACATTTTAACTTGAAAATTTCTTTCGGCCTGCTTCGCATCAAACACCGGACCCCGCAGGCCAAGCTGGACGCGGAAAAACGGAGAGAAAACATCCGGGGATGCTTTTCCTGGCAGGGTGAAAATTTAAAAAATGAAAGGATAATCCTCCTGGACGATGTCGCCACCACCTGTTCCACCCTGGAAGAATGCGCTAAAATACTAAAACAAGCCGGCGCCCAGGAAGTTTGGGGGCTGGTAATCGCCAGGGGGTAAAT contains:
- a CDS encoding double zinc ribbon domain-containing protein — translated: MDKKRFLNHVLSSRNFILDLIFPIECLGCGTEGVWLCEKCFRKLPVESGQFCPGCKKSNDFGNFCPACSPAYFLDGVWVAGNYENRIIALLIKNLKYHFAKDLAKILGKFLVLFLRNLINKARINSNILKTGLGREDIAKAKKAPEIIFDFEDCLVVPVPLHKRRERWRGFNQTKAIAQVVAGHFNLKISFGLLRIKHRTPQAKLDAEKRRENIRGCFSWQGENLKNERIILLDDVATTCSTLEECAKILKQAGAQEVWGLVIARG